The Pseudomonas kermanshahensis genome includes a window with the following:
- a CDS encoding enoyl-CoA hydratase, giving the protein MAFETILLDIHGKVGLITLNRPQALNALNAQIVGEINQALDQLERDPNIGCVVLTGSAKAFAAGADIKEMADLQYPQIYVDDLFSDADRIANRRKPIIAAVSGFALGGGCELAMMCDFILAADNARFGQPEINLGVLPGMGGTQRLTRAVGKAKAMELCLTGRLMGAEEAERAGLVARVVPQAELVEEALKVAATIASKSIPVSMMVKESVNRAFEVTLSEGVRFERRVFHAAFATEDQKEGMSAFIAKREAQFKDR; this is encoded by the coding sequence ATGGCATTCGAAACCATCCTGTTGGACATCCACGGCAAGGTCGGCCTGATCACCCTCAACCGGCCGCAGGCGCTCAATGCGCTCAATGCGCAGATCGTCGGCGAGATCAACCAGGCCCTGGACCAGCTCGAGCGTGACCCGAACATCGGCTGCGTGGTTCTGACCGGCTCGGCCAAGGCCTTTGCCGCAGGTGCCGATATCAAGGAAATGGCCGACCTCCAATACCCTCAGATCTACGTCGACGACCTGTTCAGTGACGCAGACCGAATTGCCAATCGGCGCAAACCGATCATTGCGGCGGTGTCCGGGTTTGCCCTGGGCGGCGGGTGTGAGCTGGCGATGATGTGCGACTTCATTCTGGCAGCGGACAATGCCCGGTTCGGCCAGCCTGAGATCAACCTTGGGGTGTTGCCGGGCATGGGCGGCACCCAGCGGCTGACCCGCGCGGTGGGCAAGGCCAAGGCCATGGAACTGTGCCTGACAGGGCGCTTGATGGGCGCCGAGGAGGCCGAACGTGCGGGGCTGGTGGCGCGCGTGGTGCCGCAGGCTGAGCTGGTCGAAGAAGCCTTGAAGGTGGCGGCGACCATCGCCAGCAAGTCGATCCCGGTGAGCATGATGGTCAAGGAAAGTGTCAACCGGGCCTTTGAAGTGACCCTGAGTGAGGGGGTGCGTTTCGAGCGTCGGGTGTTCCATGCGGCCTTTGCCACTGAAGACCAGAAGGAAGGCATGAGCGCTTTTATCGCCAAGCGCGAGGCACAGTTCAAGGATCGTTGA
- a CDS encoding K+/H+ antiporter subunit F — protein MTGLLANAVLASLFIFALAMALALIRLFRGPSAQDRVLALDYLYILAMLTMLVLGIRYASDTYFEGALLIALFGFVGSFALAKFLLRGEVIE, from the coding sequence ATGACAGGCCTGCTCGCCAACGCTGTACTCGCCAGCCTGTTCATCTTTGCCCTGGCCATGGCCCTGGCACTGATCCGGCTGTTCCGCGGCCCGTCCGCCCAGGACCGGGTGCTGGCACTGGACTACCTGTACATCCTGGCCATGCTGACGATGCTGGTGCTAGGGATCCGTTATGCCAGCGACACCTACTTCGAAGGTGCCCTGCTGATTGCACTGTTCGGCTTTGTCGGCTCGTTCGCCCTGGCCAAGTTCCTGCTACGTGGTGAGGTGATCGAATGA
- a CDS encoding Na+/H+ antiporter subunit C, which translates to MEEVIAVAIGVLAASGVWLILRPRTYQVIMGLCLLSYGVNLFIFSMGSLFIGKEPIIKDGVTQDLLHYTDPLPQALVLTAIVISFAMTALFLVVLLASRGLTGTDHVDGRERDE; encoded by the coding sequence ATGGAAGAAGTCATTGCAGTCGCCATCGGTGTACTGGCCGCCTCCGGGGTGTGGTTGATCCTGCGCCCACGGACCTACCAGGTGATCATGGGCCTGTGCCTGTTGTCGTACGGGGTCAACCTGTTCATCTTCAGCATGGGCAGCCTGTTCATCGGCAAGGAACCGATCATCAAGGACGGCGTCACTCAAGACTTGCTGCACTACACCGACCCGCTCCCGCAGGCGTTGGTGCTGACTGCCATCGTCATCAGCTTCGCCATGACCGCGCTGTTTCTGGTCGTGCTGCTGGCCTCGCGCGGCTTGACCGGTACCGACCACGTCGATGGCCGGGAGCGTGACGAATGA
- a CDS encoding Na+/H+ antiporter subunit G — protein MTEALQLPFWLELVTAALLLIGSLFALIGAVGLVRMKDYFQRMHPPALASTIGAWCVALASIIYFSWLKEGPVLHAWLIPILLSITVPVTTLLLARAALFRKRMSKEAVPEEVSSGSDRGH, from the coding sequence ATGACCGAAGCGCTACAACTGCCCTTCTGGCTTGAACTGGTCACCGCTGCGCTGCTGCTGATCGGCAGCCTGTTCGCCCTGATCGGTGCCGTGGGCCTGGTGCGCATGAAGGATTACTTTCAGCGCATGCACCCACCCGCTCTAGCCTCCACCATTGGCGCATGGTGTGTTGCCCTGGCCTCGATCATCTACTTTTCGTGGCTTAAAGAAGGGCCCGTTCTGCACGCCTGGCTGATCCCGATTCTGTTGTCGATCACGGTGCCGGTCACCACGCTCTTGCTGGCCAGGGCTGCCCTGTTTCGCAAGCGGATGTCCAAAGAGGCGGTACCTGAAGAAGTCAGTAGCGGCAGCGACCGTGGCCATTGA
- a CDS encoding TraR/DksA family transcriptional regulator, which yields MTKEQLLAMSADDYMNADQLAFFTGLLQSMKVETHERIELSRATIEGLDTPSDPADVASVEEERSWLVNAIDRDQRLLPQLEMALDRIADESFGWCDDSGEPIGLKRLLISPTTKYCIEAQERHEQLDRHQRQV from the coding sequence ATGACCAAGGAACAGTTGCTGGCCATGTCGGCCGATGACTACATGAACGCTGATCAGCTCGCCTTCTTCACTGGCCTGCTGCAGTCGATGAAAGTCGAAACCCATGAGCGCATCGAGTTGAGCCGTGCCACCATCGAGGGCCTGGACACTCCGTCGGACCCTGCTGACGTGGCTTCGGTAGAAGAAGAGCGTAGCTGGTTGGTCAATGCCATCGACCGCGACCAGCGTTTGCTGCCACAGCTTGAAATGGCGCTGGACCGTATCGCTGACGAGAGCTTCGGCTGGTGCGATGACAGTGGTGAGCCGATTGGCCTGAAGCGTTTGCTGATCAGCCCGACCACCAAGTACTGCATCGAAGCCCAGGAACGCCACGAGCAGCTCGACCGCCACCAGCGCCAGGTCTGA
- a CDS encoding monovalent cation/H+ antiporter subunit D, with protein sequence MSGMSQLIVAPILLPLITAAIMLLLGEKHRRIKARLNLLSTFAGLAIAVSLLLWVRTQGQAESIGVYLPGNWPAPFGIVLVVDHLSALLLTLTGIIGFSALLFARARWDSAGASFHALFQIQLMGLYGAFLTADLFNLFVFFEVLLAASYGLLLHGSGRARVKAGLHYIAINLFASSLFLVGAAMLYGVTGTLNMADLALKIPLVPEADRGLLHAGAAILAMAFLAKAGIWPLNFWLVPAYASASAPVAALFAIMTKVGLYAVLRLWTLLFSGQAGASAQFGGQWLVYGGLVTLAVAAVSILAAQRLERMAALSILVSAGTLLAAVGFAQPALTGAALFYLVNSTLALCALFLLAELVERSRSANEAPLDDEEDAMPSPLESLHPPKGINLDDEQKVVIGQIIPWTMAFLGLSFIACALLIIGMPPLSGFVGKLNLINALFNPLGLGIAPEQPLTAAGWCLVALLVLSGMASLIAFGRVGIQRFWKPEERPSPLLRRYECLPIVILLGLCIILSLKAEPLLRYTQDTAASLQAPDTYIKAVMAARPIPGPTSLDVEVLP encoded by the coding sequence ATGAGTGGTATGAGTCAACTGATCGTCGCGCCCATCCTGCTGCCCCTCATCACGGCGGCGATCATGCTGTTGTTGGGCGAGAAACACCGGCGCATCAAGGCGCGGCTTAACCTGCTGTCCACCTTCGCGGGCCTGGCCATCGCGGTCAGCCTGCTGCTGTGGGTCCGTACCCAGGGTCAAGCCGAATCGATCGGTGTCTACCTGCCGGGCAACTGGCCTGCACCGTTTGGCATCGTGCTGGTGGTGGACCACCTGTCTGCCTTGCTGCTGACCCTGACCGGCATCATCGGCTTCAGCGCCCTGCTGTTTGCCCGGGCCCGCTGGGACAGTGCCGGCGCCAGCTTCCACGCGCTGTTCCAAATCCAGCTGATGGGGCTGTACGGTGCCTTCCTGACCGCCGACCTGTTCAACCTGTTCGTGTTCTTCGAGGTGCTGCTGGCCGCATCCTACGGTTTGCTGCTGCATGGCTCGGGGCGTGCCAGGGTCAAGGCGGGCCTGCACTATATCGCCATCAACCTGTTCGCTTCGTCGTTGTTCCTGGTGGGCGCGGCGATGCTCTATGGCGTGACAGGCACCCTGAACATGGCCGACCTTGCGCTGAAGATCCCGCTGGTGCCAGAGGCCGACCGAGGCCTGCTGCATGCGGGCGCCGCAATCCTCGCCATGGCGTTTCTGGCCAAGGCCGGTATCTGGCCGCTGAATTTCTGGCTGGTGCCGGCCTACGCTTCGGCCAGCGCACCGGTTGCCGCGCTGTTCGCGATCATGACCAAGGTCGGCCTGTATGCCGTGCTGCGCCTGTGGACGCTGCTCTTCTCCGGGCAGGCCGGCGCCTCCGCGCAGTTTGGCGGCCAGTGGCTGGTGTACGGGGGGCTGGTCACACTGGCTGTGGCCGCGGTCTCGATACTGGCCGCACAGCGCCTGGAACGCATGGCTGCCCTGAGCATCCTGGTGTCCGCCGGCACCCTGCTCGCGGCCGTTGGCTTTGCTCAGCCGGCGTTAACGGGTGCGGCCTTGTTCTACCTGGTCAACTCGACCCTGGCGTTGTGCGCGTTGTTCCTGCTCGCCGAACTGGTCGAGCGCTCGCGTTCAGCCAATGAAGCGCCGCTGGATGACGAAGAAGATGCCATGCCTTCGCCCCTGGAGTCGCTGCACCCACCCAAGGGCATCAACCTCGATGACGAACAAAAGGTGGTGATCGGCCAGATCATCCCCTGGACCATGGCCTTCCTCGGCCTAAGCTTCATCGCCTGCGCGCTGCTGATCATCGGCATGCCACCACTGTCGGGCTTCGTCGGCAAACTCAACCTGATCAACGCGCTGTTCAACCCGCTGGGGCTGGGTATAGCGCCGGAGCAACCGCTGACAGCGGCAGGTTGGTGCCTGGTGGCACTGCTGGTGCTGTCCGGCATGGCGTCGTTGATCGCCTTCGGCCGCGTGGGCATCCAACGTTTCTGGAAGCCCGAAGAGCGCCCCTCGCCGCTGCTGCGTCGTTATGAATGCCTGCCAATCGTCATCCTGCTGGGCCTGTGCATCATCCTCAGCCTCAAGGCCGAGCCGCTGCTGCGCTACACCCAGGACACAGCGGCCAGCCTGCAGGCACCCGATACCTACATCAAAGCGGTGATGGCCGCTCGGCCAATCCCCGGCCCGACCTCCCTCGACGTGGAGGTACTGCCATGA
- a CDS encoding Na+/H+ antiporter subunit E — translation MKRLFPAPLLSVSLFGLWLLLNLSVSAGNLLLGAILGIFAPLLMAPLRPQHAHVQRPWVIAKLIGRVGLDVIVSNLLVARGVLRAGKQPPRSAFVHIPLALRDAHGLAALSMITTVVPGTVWSELALDRSVLLLHVFDLEDEAAFIEHFKHTYERPLMEIFQ, via the coding sequence ATGAAGCGCCTGTTTCCCGCCCCACTGCTGTCGGTCTCGCTATTCGGCCTGTGGTTGCTGCTGAACCTGTCCGTCAGCGCCGGCAACCTGCTGCTGGGTGCCATCCTCGGCATTTTTGCGCCACTGTTGATGGCCCCCCTACGCCCTCAGCACGCCCATGTGCAGCGGCCTTGGGTGATTGCCAAGTTGATTGGCCGGGTCGGCCTGGATGTGATCGTGTCCAACCTGCTGGTGGCCCGTGGCGTTCTGCGTGCGGGCAAGCAGCCGCCGCGCTCGGCATTCGTGCACATTCCGCTGGCCTTGCGCGATGCCCATGGCTTGGCTGCCCTGTCAATGATCACCACGGTGGTACCTGGCACGGTCTGGTCCGAACTGGCGCTGGACCGCAGCGTGCTGTTGCTGCATGTGTTCGACCTTGAGGATGAAGCCGCCTTCATCGAGCATTTCAAGCACACCTACGAACGCCCGCTGATGGAGATTTTCCAATGA